In one window of Comamonas testosteroni DNA:
- a CDS encoding branched-chain amino acid ABC transporter substrate-binding protein — protein MKFAIKALTASVILACAGSAMAQKGETVKVAWIDPLSGLMAALGSNQLKSLQYVAEEINKSSASGVKFEIIGIDNKLSPQETTAALRSAMDQGVRYVFQGNGSGPALAIMDALEKHNSRNKGKEVVFLNYAAVDPDLTNSKCSYWHFRLDADTSMKMEALTTYMKDVPEVKKVYLINQNYSHGQQVSKFAKEMLKRKRPDVEIVGDDFSPLAQVRDFAPYVAKIKQSGADTVITGNWGSDLALLIKAANDAGLNNVKFYTYYGIATGAPTAMGAAAAGKVYMVGYGHLNMPGAMDKIVKGFKAKVNEDMYTGTVYTGLNMLDQAFAKAKTTDPVKVAATMEGMKFQNYNGEVEMRKSDHQLQQGLYIARWEKAGGKYPMDSENTGYTFAPVKYFEPYVASTPTSCQMKRPS, from the coding sequence ATGAAGTTTGCAATCAAGGCTTTGACAGCATCGGTGATCCTGGCGTGCGCGGGGAGTGCGATGGCGCAGAAGGGTGAGACCGTCAAGGTCGCCTGGATTGACCCGCTCTCGGGCCTGATGGCAGCGCTGGGATCCAATCAGCTCAAAAGCCTGCAGTATGTGGCTGAGGAAATCAACAAGAGCAGTGCTTCGGGGGTGAAGTTCGAAATCATCGGCATCGACAACAAGCTCAGCCCGCAGGAGACAACGGCCGCGCTGCGCTCGGCCATGGATCAGGGTGTGCGCTATGTGTTCCAGGGTAATGGCTCGGGCCCGGCGCTGGCCATCATGGATGCGCTGGAAAAGCACAACAGCCGCAACAAGGGCAAGGAGGTCGTGTTCCTCAACTATGCGGCGGTAGATCCGGACCTGACCAACAGCAAGTGCAGCTACTGGCATTTCCGGCTCGATGCCGACACTTCCATGAAGATGGAGGCTTTGACCACCTATATGAAGGACGTGCCTGAGGTCAAGAAGGTCTATCTGATCAACCAGAACTACTCGCATGGTCAGCAGGTGTCCAAGTTCGCCAAGGAGATGCTCAAGCGCAAACGCCCCGATGTGGAAATCGTGGGTGATGACTTCTCGCCACTGGCTCAGGTACGTGACTTTGCGCCCTATGTGGCCAAGATCAAGCAGTCGGGCGCCGATACGGTGATCACCGGCAACTGGGGCTCGGACCTGGCGCTGCTGATCAAGGCCGCCAACGACGCGGGCCTGAACAACGTCAAGTTCTACACCTATTACGGCATTGCCACGGGCGCGCCCACGGCCATGGGCGCAGCGGCGGCAGGCAAGGTCTATATGGTGGGCTATGGCCACCTGAACATGCCCGGTGCCATGGACAAGATCGTCAAGGGCTTCAAGGCCAAGGTCAACGAGGACATGTACACCGGTACCGTGTACACGGGGCTGAACATGCTCGACCAGGCTTTTGCCAAGGCCAAGACCACCGACCCGGTCAAGGTCGCGGCGACCATGGAGGGCATGAAGTTCCAGAACTACAACGGCGAGGTCGAGATGCGCAAGAGCGATCACCAGTTGCAGCAGGGCCTGTACATCGCGCGCTGGGAGAAGGCCGGCGGCAAATACCCCATGGACTCCGAGAACACGGGCTATACCTTTGCACCTGTGAAGTACTTCGAGCCCTATGTGGCCAGCACCCCCACCAGTTGCCAGATGAAGCGCCCGTCCTGA
- a CDS encoding branched-chain amino acid ABC transporter substrate-binding protein: MKWVIRAVAVSAMAVSAGGAWAQKGETVKIAWIDPLSGLMAAVGTNQLKTFQLLAEEFNKKNASGVKFEIVALDNKLSPQETTAALRSAMDQGVRYVTQGNGSGPALAIMDALEKHNSRNKGKELLYLNYAAVDPDLTNSKCSYWHFRLDADTSMKMEALTTFMKDDAEVKKVYLINQNYGHGQQVSKFAKDLLKRKRPDVQIVGDDFSPLAQVRDFAPYVAKIKQSGADTVITGNWGADLSLLLKAANDAGLNNVKFYTYYAFGAGAPTAMGAASDGKVYTVTYGHYNMGAPIQASMESFKKKFNDDLTQSSIYHVFALLDAAFVKTGSTDPVKVAAALEGMKLKSFNGDVEMRKSDHQLQQGLYISKWQKAGGKFPYDAENTGYTFAPVKYYEPYVASTPTSCQMKRPS, translated from the coding sequence ATGAAATGGGTTATACGCGCAGTGGCCGTCTCGGCCATGGCAGTGAGTGCAGGTGGAGCCTGGGCTCAGAAGGGCGAAACCGTCAAGATCGCCTGGATTGATCCCTTGTCGGGTCTGATGGCTGCCGTGGGAACGAATCAGCTCAAGACCTTTCAGTTGCTGGCGGAGGAGTTCAACAAGAAAAATGCCTCGGGGGTGAAGTTCGAGATCGTGGCGCTGGACAACAAGCTCAGCCCGCAGGAGACCACGGCCGCGCTGCGCTCGGCCATGGATCAGGGCGTGCGCTATGTGACGCAGGGCAATGGCTCGGGCCCGGCGCTGGCCATCATGGATGCGCTGGAAAAGCACAACAGCCGCAACAAGGGCAAGGAGCTGCTCTATCTCAACTACGCGGCCGTGGATCCCGACCTGACCAACAGCAAGTGCAGCTACTGGCATTTCCGGCTCGATGCCGATACCTCCATGAAGATGGAGGCGCTGACCACCTTCATGAAGGACGATGCCGAGGTCAAGAAGGTCTATCTGATCAACCAGAACTACGGGCATGGCCAGCAGGTGTCCAAGTTCGCCAAGGACTTGCTCAAGAGAAAGCGTCCCGATGTGCAGATCGTGGGCGATGACTTTTCTCCGCTGGCCCAGGTGCGCGACTTCGCGCCCTATGTGGCCAAGATCAAGCAGTCGGGAGCCGATACCGTGATCACCGGCAACTGGGGCGCGGATCTGTCGCTGCTGCTCAAGGCGGCCAACGACGCGGGGCTGAACAACGTCAAGTTCTATACCTATTACGCATTTGGCGCCGGCGCTCCCACGGCCATGGGCGCGGCCTCCGACGGCAAGGTCTATACCGTGACCTACGGGCACTACAACATGGGCGCGCCGATTCAGGCCAGCATGGAAAGCTTCAAGAAGAAATTCAACGACGACCTGACGCAAAGCTCAATCTACCATGTCTTCGCCTTGCTGGATGCGGCCTTTGTCAAGACGGGCTCCACCGACCCGGTCAAGGTTGCGGCAGCGCTCGAGGGCATGAAGCTCAAGAGCTTCAACGGCGATGTTGAGATGCGCAAGAGCGACCACCAGCTGCAGCAGGGCCTGTATATCTCGAAGTGGCAGAAGGCGGGCGGCAAGTTCCCCTATGACGCCGAAAACACCGGCTACACCTTCGCCCCCGTGAAGTACTACGAGCCCTATGTGGCCAGCACGCCCACCAGTTGCCAGATGAAGCGTCCGTCCTGA